The Tessaracoccus aquimaris sequence GCCGACGATCTCGTGGCCGACGACCTGCGGGTAGGTGATCGGCCCCCAGTCGCCGCGGATGGTGTGGATGTCGGAGTGGCAGATCCCGGCGTAGTCGATGTCGATGAGCACGTCGTGCTCGCCCACGTCGCGGCGCTCGATGGTCATCGGCTCCAGGGGTGCGTCCTGGCTGGTGGCCCCATAGGCCTTCACTGTCATCGTCATCGTCGATTACTCCTCATTGTCGATTCGTTCATTCTCCGCCGCACGCGGCGGGACTCTCGGGTTCATGCACCGGGCGAGCGGTCAGACATAGGCGAGGAACCTTCCCGCGAAGATCACGCCCGTCCAGGTCGTCATCGAGACCACCGCCGACACCCGGGCCGGAATGGGCGTGCGGGCGGCTTCGGCCCATTCGTCCACCCGGGGGTAGACGCCGCGGTGGAAGATCAGGACGTTCAGCCCGGCGACGAGCAGCAACCCGAGCTTCCATGGGGCGGCTCCGGAGCCTGCGACGCCGACGGCTTGCGCGCTGAACAGCGAGATACCGGTGAGGACGGTGATCGCCAGGCCCAGGTGCGACACCGGCAGCAGGTAGCGCGCGGCCTTCGTGACGGGCACCAGGCGGCGTCCGACGCCTAGCAGGCGGAGGTCGAAGGCGAAGGCGGGGCCGACGAGCAGGGCGATCCCGAGGATGTGCAGGCTCTCGAGCGTCGCGTACATGAACGGGGTCGTGCGCACGGCGTCACCGAGCGGGGATCCCTGCAGCTCACGTAGGATCTGTTCGAGCCACTCAGGCATCCGGGTCCTGCCCGTCGGTCTGGCGGGTGCGGCGGCGCACGTAGAACACCCCGCCGGCGACGATCACCACGGCGACGGCACCGAACACTGCCCAGACGACCCACGCGCTCGAGCCGCTGTCCGAGGCGCTCTGCGACTCGTCGGCAACTGCCTCCTGCTCCGGGTTCTCCATTTCCGTGGGGTCCTCGATCGTGGAGGGCACCTCGGTCTCCCCGCCGGTGCTCTCCTCGCCGGGCAGGGGTGCGCGGACGGGGAGGGTGTTGCCGATCACCTGGTTGACAGGCGAGGAGCCGTCGCCGTACCAGAACGCGACCGGGCGGAAGAGGCCGCCGTCGGTGCTGTTGATGTAGCCGACGCCCTGGAAGCGCTCGCCGACCTCGAGCGAGCGGTCCAGGCCGTTGTTGCTCGACCACCACGGCGGAGCGATGATGATCTCCAGCTCGTCGTGCGGGCCGTCATAGGCGAGCGCGGCCTGCACCCGGACGCTGTCCTCCGGGCCGGAGAGCTCCTCGGGGATCTGCAGCTCCTCCGGGGTGCTGGCGGGGATCTCGCTGTCGACGGCGATGTCGAAGTGCGAGTGCGGGTCTCCCCAGTCGCCGTCGGAGGAGACGGTGCCGGAGATGTAGATGAGGTTGCTCGTCTCGAAGCCGTCCCAGCCGTGGTGGGCCTGCGCCGCGGTCGGGACCGCGATGAGGGCCGCGGCGGTGATGAGGCCGATGGCTGCGAGGCCGAGGCGGTGGGCGCCCCTGCGGGGCTGTGAGGGGGTGGTCGTCGTGGGGGCCATGGCGGGCCGTCCTCTCTGGTGTGCGGGGCGGTAGTGGGTGCGGCGGGGTCAGCTGAGGGTGACGCCGGTGTCCTCGGCGTAGGCGGCGAGCAGTTGGTTCTGCGCGTCGGTGTCGTGGACGAGGTCGTTCACGCGGCGGTCGATCTCCTGGTGGAAGAGGTACTCGCCGGTGATGTCGCTGCCGGGCTCGGTGGCCTCGGGCTCCATCTCCTCGGGGGACGCCGAGCACGCGCTCAAGCCGAGCCCGAGGGCCACGGAGGCGATCAGCGTCCGGGTATTCCGCAGGCGGTGTCTCTGTATCACGATGTCCTCCGTTTGGGCACGGGTCATGCTTCTGCAGTCCAGTGAAATGCATTCGCCTGCATCGAGGGAGACCCGGATGAAGGGGGTATTGGGAGGGACTCCCACGCGGGACTGCGCTGATTTAGCGTGGACTGCATGTCTGTCATCGCCATCGTCGGAGCCGGTCCGGGGCTCGGGGCCGCCGTCGCCCACAGGTTCGGAAGCGCCGGCTTCGCGGTTGCGCTGATCGCCCGCAACGTCCAGAAGCTGGAGGCGCTCGAGCAGCGGCTCGCGAGTTCCGGCCTCACTGCGAAGGGCTACATCGCCGACGTCCGCGACCGGGACGCCCTGGCCACCGCCCTCGAGAACGCCGCTGAGGACCTCGGCCCGATCGAGGTGCTGCAGTTCAGCCCGGTGCCGAGCAAGGAGTTCCTCAAGCCAGTCCTGGACACCACCGTCGAGGACCTGCATGCCGCCGCCGAGCTGTCCATCCTGGGATCCGCGACCTCGATCCGCCAGGTGCTGCCGGGCATGATCGAGCGCGGTGTCGGCACCATCCTGCTGATCAACGGCTCCAGCGCCGCCACCCCCAACAGCAACGTGGCGGGCACCTCCACCGCGTTCGCCGGC is a genomic window containing:
- a CDS encoding DUF6644 family protein, producing the protein MPEWLEQILRELQGSPLGDAVRTTPFMYATLESLHILGIALLVGPAFAFDLRLLGVGRRLVPVTKAARYLLPVSHLGLAITVLTGISLFSAQAVGVAGSGAAPWKLGLLLVAGLNVLIFHRGVYPRVDEWAEAARTPIPARVSAVVSMTTWTGVIFAGRFLAYV
- a CDS encoding SDR family NAD(P)-dependent oxidoreductase, producing the protein MSVIAIVGAGPGLGAAVAHRFGSAGFAVALIARNVQKLEALEQRLASSGLTAKGYIADVRDRDALATALENAAEDLGPIEVLQFSPVPSKEFLKPVLDTTVEDLHAAAELSILGSATSIRQVLPGMIERGVGTILLINGSSAATPNSNVAGTSTAFAGESAYGEMLHDAVAEKGVNVRQLIIPGAIGGGDPLYDLAALAERIWQLHAETEGTFRVTVGGEVA